One region of Rhizoctonia solani chromosome 9, complete sequence genomic DNA includes:
- a CDS encoding MYND Zn-finger protein: MSKHVIVVTAGSCSIPYIPTPGTPFPYQIDPLAVRTFSLAFQCVVNIGVRGSEHIRRRVVQAGALGVVSCILAVWLKGKGFAIGPSATGSGAPRECREVRVRRREEALERQRALELPRALEHATSSDNLRARAIAQPQPRIATTTAPPPALPLSEETDEEMSGASNMGPSPTPPPPAIGRSMSNDSDGGYVGVPSLPAPSGPSGAFAVSSGSHARSFDIRTASPIPLPPPLPLWAVPSHPTRPNHPTPRPMPPLGTVVGRPIWDNEGGPRQVAQPVARPTWSDADETPTREVTTTGRRGTITRRPRRERDTDGDDTEADGDDQTAQQGERRTIGIVDAADGDGAMAMDMMGEGVGVGVVALEQNDDLAMGAPPGAPGAIGTPRARVAPGTELTPRASIATLGAQIEQTAQETPFYETPATLRALVDASNEPKPSAQPLSSTAQSPNVFSLVERFTFRPSPSETTLPRLPHEIQYWAGAKYCGKEYQSKAWAEGHRFWCSACKEEDSQTVVARTGSSANTVPPAAVATKVKVPTRRGLTNTVTRALVNIAGGMTGRTNTTVQQPQAQSVPTNSPTVGPGAGFRFGAAAAEHTQGGGLTRAQGLAGGVQAQPGNFQAQLLRYARMAAAARGVWPLALPARAANPPSASWAGPPQGGVAFFNEPAQATNAGLSRRTRGPETARQSSGTMPSQGVGSNQGVEPNNPWNVVPVQRVLPVPSAPHTTPQHANRPLDVDGDNDMVLG; the protein is encoded by the exons ATGTCCAAGCATGTTATTGTTGTTACCGCTGGTTCGTGCAGCATCCCATATATCCCCACACCCGGCACCCCCTTCCCCTATCAAATCGATCCCCTTGCCGTGCGCACGTTTAGTCTCGCATTTCAGTGCGTAGTCAATATTGGAGTACGCGGCTCAGAACATATCCGACGCCGCGTTGTCCAGGCTGGTGCCCTCGGAGTCGTTAGTTGCATCCTCGCCGTCTggctcaagggcaaaggattCGCAATTG GCCCATCGGCCACTGGTTCCGGTGCCCCTCGAGAGTGCCGTGAAGTCCGCGTGCGCAGGCGAGAAGAAGCCCTCGAACGCCAGCGCGCCCTCGAGCTTCCCCGCGCCCTCGAGCACGCAACCTCATCTGACAACCTGCGGGCGCGTGCGATTGCACAACCACAACCTCGCATCGCCACCACCACTGCTCCCCCTCCGGCCCTCCCCCT TTCGGAAGAAACCGACGAGGAAATGAGCGGTGCAAGCAATATGGGCCCCTCACCaactcctccacctcccgcTATCGGACGAAGCATGTCCAATGACTCGGATGGAGGTTATGTGGGAGTCCCATCGCTCCCCGCACCAAGCGGTCCTTCGGGTGCGTTTGCAGTCTCTAGCGGCTCCCATGCGCGCTCATTCGATATCCGCACTGCATCTCCCATCCCATTGCCTCCACCTCTCCCGTTATGGGCCGTGCCATCTCACCCAACACGGCCCAATCATCCGACGCCTCGGCCAATGCCACCCCT CGGGACCGTCGTCGGGAGGCCCATCTGGGATAATGAAGGCGGGCCGAGGCAGGTCGCTCAACCGGTCGCAAGGCCAACTTGGTCCGATGCGGACGAAACACCCACGCGAGAGGTTACAACCACGGGCAGACGAGGGACGATAACGCGCAGGCCTCGTCGAGAACGAGATACGGATGGGGATGACACCGAAGCTGATGGGGACGACCAAACGGCTCAGCAAGGCGAGCGCCGTACGATTGGCATTGTCGACGCTGCGGATGGAGACGGTGCAATGGCGATGGATATGATGGGCGAGGGTGTCGGCGTTGGTGTCGTCGCACTCGAACAAAATGACGACTTGGCGATGGGTGCTCCGCCCGGGGCTCCAGGTGCCATCGGAACTCCAAGGGCTCGGGTCGCTCCTGGTACGGAACTTACGCCCCGAGCGAGCATTGCCACCCTTGGTGCTCAGATAGAGCAAACCGCGCAAGAAACTC CCTTTTACGAAACTCCCGCGACCCTCCGTGCGCTCGTCGACGCGAGTAACGAGCCCAAACCTTCGGCCCAACCGCTCTCCAGTACTGCCCAGTCGCCCAATGTTTTCTCCCTGGTCGAGCGATTCACTTTCCGTCCCTCCCCCTCCGAAACCACTCTCCCCCGGCTCCCCCACGAAATACAATACTGGGCCGGC GCCAAGTACTGCGGCAAAGAGTACCAGAGCAAGGCCTGGGCGGAAGGACATCGATTCTGGTGTAG CGCCTGTAAAGAAGAGGACTCCCAGACCGTGGTTGCTCGCACGGGTTCTTCCGCCAACACCGTTCCCCCCGCCGCCGTCGCAACCAAAGTCAAGGTCCCAACCCGACGCGGCCTTACCAACACTGTCACACGTGCATTGGTCAATATCGCAGGCGGGATGACAGGAAGAACGAACACCACGGTGCAGCAACCGCAAGCACAGTCAGTGCCTACAAACTCGCCGACAGTTGGGCCAGGTGCGGGGTTTAGGTTCGGTGCAGCGGCGGCAGAACACACACAAGGGGGTGGGCTGACGCGGGCGCAAGGGTTAGCTGGTGGGGTTCAGGCACAACCAGGGAATTTCCAGGCGCAGCTACTGAGGTACGCTAGGATGGCCGCAGCTGCCAGAGGTGTTTGGCCG CTGGCCCTGCCTGCGCGAGCAGCGAATCCACCCTCAGCAAGTTGGGCTGGTCCACCGCAAGGAGGAGTTGCGTTCTTCAATGAACCTGCTCAGGCGACCAATGCAGGCCTGTCTCGACGAACTCGAGGACCAGAGACAGCTCGGCAAAGTAGTGGGACAATGCCCAGTCAAGGGGTTGGCTCGAACCAGGGCGTGGAGCCAAACAACCCGTGGAACGTTGTCCCCGTACAGCGAGTCTTGCCCGTTCCAAGCGCCCCTCATACAACACCTCAGCACGCAAATCGACCATTGGACGTAGATGGAGACAATGACATGGTTCTCGGGTGA
- a CDS encoding Retrotransposable element Tf2 protein, with amino-acid sequence MLDGSSPQAGKIWKKAHLTFLFDGKRMTETFLICNTGSHAAILGIKWLENHNPKIDWNSRTLSFPHTPPEHIAIAEEEEADKAPLEGVPSKYHQYAKVFGEEEFNKLPPHRHYNIGIELTEEGPLNSPLYSMTDAESATLKDWLRDELKAGKIRPSKSPISSLVMFVPKKDGSRRLVVDYRCLNNRTKKNVYPLPRPDDLMAQLRGAKVFTKLDLRWGYNNVCVKEGDEWKTAFHTKYGLYESLVMTFGLTNAPAAFQHFMNELFKDLLDVCVIIYLDDILIYSKDDATHTQHASKCTFHVTSVEYLGIIVSDKGFSLDKLKIQAVQEWPTPTKVKEIQLFLGFANFLRRFVANFSHIARPLHNLVKKDTPWKWETREQEAFQNLKDAITSAPVLCHADPAKPYFLKTDASGAALGSILSQHQEDGCLHPLGFLSESFKGAKQNYDTHNKELLAIIRSFEYWRIFLEGTVHPITVFTNHRNLEYWKESRTFNRRHARWHLLLAGYNFQIVYCPGKQSGKPDALSRRADHANIPPADQTMLPDPVFANVALVLPEKELQRRIESSLDQDKSLEEILQFLQNESKAPPSIKRAFKDYEMEAGLLFYQGRIVVPDVGTLRTDLLKIFHDSPLAGHPGRQRTLELVSRTYYWPGIRADTYWHVDSCETCQRIWKPKYALIPPQPLELPSRPWQHVSYNMIVDLPKDGNCDSILVIVDSFTKYVILVECSKKLKAPELADLFLRHVWKRYGMPEKTISDRGRVFNNKFLKVLYQRLGIDPHFSSAYHPQSNGQTECVNPTVEHFLRAYSGVNQKDWVKWLPMAEFAYNNAVHSSTGKSPFKALYGWEPSLTPSNVPTDVPEADNLATQMEEQWREIEAALRQSKTRMVAGEVGEPLEFKIGEEAWLDAKNVKLKTLSPKLTEQRLGPFRVTEKISNRAYRLELPPTMRIHDVFYVGLLSKVKRDKKRDFENRPPPVTVDGEEEYEVEGITDMEERNGKWFFRVKWKG; translated from the exons atgcttgatgggtcaagcccccaggctggaaagatttggaagaaggcccacctaaccttcctatttgatggcaaacgcatgacagaaaccttcctgatttgcaataCTGGATCACACGCCGCCATCCTAGGAATTAAATGGTTAGAAAATCATAATCCcaaaattgattggaactcgCGCACCCTATCATTCCCTCACACGCCTCCGGAACACAtagccattgctgaagaggaggaagctgacaaggcaccccttgaaggagtaccctccaagtaccatcaatatgcaaaggtatttggggaagaagaattcaataaacttCCCCCTCATAGACACTACAATATTGGTATCGAACTTACGGAAGAAGGACCCCTGAACTCCCCCCtttatagcatgactgatgccgaaTCCGCTACACttaaggactggctcagggacgagctcaaggctgggaaaatcCGACCCAGTAAATCACCAATCAGTTCCCTGGTTATGTTtgtgcccaaaaaggatggctcccgtcGACTCGTAGTAGACTATCGTTGCCTGaacaaccggacaaagaagaacgtttacccgctaccccgtccagatgacctcatggcccagcttcgcggtgccaaggtcttcaccaagctagacctaagatggggttacaataacgtctgtgttaaagaaggtgacgaatggaaaacggctttccacaccaaatatggcctatacgaatccctggttatgacctttggcttgacTAATGCTCCTGcggccttccaacacttcatgaacgaactgttcaaggatttattggatgtatgcgtcatcatctaccttgatgatatcctaatctactcaaaggatgacgcaacccaTACCCAGCAC gcatccaagtgtacattccacgtcacatcAGTGGAGTATTTAGGAATAATTGTATCGGATAAGggattcagcctggataagctcaaaatccaggcagtccaagaatggcctacgcccaccaaagtcaaggaaaTACAATtgttcctaggctttgccaatttcctgcgccgctttgttgccaattttagTCACATAGCCCGGCCACTGCACAACCTGGTGAAGAAAGATAcgccatggaaatgggaaactagggaacaggaagccttccaaaACTTGAAGGATGCCATCACTAGTGCCCCGGTACTCTGCCACGCCGACCCTGCCAAACCATACTTCCTCAAAACGGATGCCTCTGGCGCAGCACTGGGCTCCATACTAAGCCAACACCAAGAGGATGGTTGCCTACATCCCCTAGGTTtcttgtcagaatcattcaaaggtgccaaacagaactacgacacccacaacaaggaactccttgcaatcatccgctcctttgaatattggcgaatcttcctggaaggaacggTCCACCCCATAACGGTATTCACCAATCACAGGAACTtagagtactggaaagaATCCCGAACCTTCAACCGTCGTCATGCAAGGTGGCACCTTTTACTAGCTGgctacaatttccaaatagTCTATTGCCCTGGCAAGCAGTCcggcaaaccagatgccctgtcCCGCCGCGCCGACCACGCCAATATTCCGCCTGCCGACCAAACAATGCTGCCCGACCCCGTCTTTGCTAACGTGGCACTGGTCCTACCAGAAAAAGAGCTACAAAGGCGTATTGAGTCAAGCCTGGACCaggacaagtccctggaagAGATTCTCCAATTCTTACAAaacgagtccaaggcaccaccctccatcaaacgcgcgttcaaggattatgaaatggaggctggaCTGTTGTTTTATCAGGGACGGATTGTAGTACCGGACGTAGGGACCTTGAGGACGGATCTGCTCAAAATCTTCCACGATAGTCCGTTGGCGGGCCATCCAGGCAGACAAAGGACTCTAGAACTAGTATCCAGAacttactactggcccggcaTCCGTGCAgatacatactggcacgttgaCTCATGTGAAACCTGTCAACGGATTtggaaacccaagtacgcgtTGATCCCGCCTCAGCCTTTAgaactcccatcacgcccgtggcaacatgtgtcatacaacatgatagtagacctaccCAAAGACGGAAACTGTGATtctatcctggtcattgtggatagttttACTAAGTACGTGATCCTAGTAGAgtgctccaagaagctcaaggccccggaactagcagacctattcctACGCCATGTGTGGAAGCGttacggcatgcctgagaagacaaTATCAGACCGCGGACGGGTttttaataacaaattcctgaaggtGCTGTACCAACGACTGGGGAttgacccccacttctcttcagcctaccatcctcaaagcAACGGGCAAACGGAATGCGTGAACCCCACGGTGGAACACTTTTTACGGGCGtactcaggggtaaaccagaaagactgggtcaagtggctaccaatggcggaatttgcctacaacaacgcggtacacagctcaacaggcaaatcccccttCAAGGCACTTTACGGCTGGGAACCTTCCTTGACTCCAAGTAACGTCCCAACGGATGTCCCCGAGGCAGATAATCTGGCAACCCAAATGGAAgaacaatggcgggaaatagaggcggcactccggcaatcaaagacacgcatggtagccggagaagtaggagaaccactcgagttcaaaattggagaagaagcctggctagacgctaaaaacgtgaagctaaagaccctgagtccaaAGCTAACTGAACAACGCTTAGGCCCCTTCAGAGTAaccgagaaaatctccaacagagcataccgcctggaacttccgccaacaatgagaatccacgATGTGTTCTACGTGGGTCtcctgtcaaaagtcaaaagggacaaaaagcgcgACTTTGAGAACCGGCCCCCACCTGTCACTGTggatggggaggaagaatacgaagttgaagggatcacagacatggaggaaaggaacgggaagtggtttttcagggtaaaatggaaaggctaa
- a CDS encoding integrase core domain protein → MIVDLPKDGSHDSILVIVDSFTKYIILVECSKKLKAPELADLFLRHIWKKYSMPEKTVSDQGQVFNNKFLKALYQHLGIDPHYLSAYHPQSNGQTEHVNLLVEHFLRAYSGVNQRDWVKWLPMAEFTYNNAVHSATGRTPFKALHGWEPTLTPSNVPMDIPKADDLATQMESQWKEIKLALQQSKSQMIAGEEGSPLEFKIGEEAWLDAKNLKLKTLSPKLNKQRVGPFKVIEKISNQAYQLELLPSMQVHNVFYMGLLSKVRRDDKRAFENRPLPVTIDMEEEYDVEGITDMEKQDRKWLFRVKWKGYRSEDVVDTVDTREFTPIFSDLNEAPTSLPHLPTILSWTPTRSSSRASSHAGRSYPQSTMATRHLEPQLPPTSSVEYGEVSLERVTQLLLGLLGQVERLKREIAEIKEAGIETRTNVENISQTVDVVKDGLKSLQLQGPRTPEGNQPKAVEETPRPIPKTEPIGSVSRGPFWSEPTREIPGLAQPTPRRAAPLRVPSPPPSPRLRSPIGAPAPPPPAPVAAYPTPVKVDHPDAYTGKIGSEAKQWLTRMLAWTRLNSRMFPTDQEVLSFLLMNMKDSAGAWAHPHLDQLGSHRAIIQTVEGFKMEFLAAFGDPDATRAAKWKITTLTQSGTCADYITKFRTLAMELDWNDAALRGQFARGLHWEVSRQIATREHCPRTLLELQNAALVIDNALREERASHPPRDNKSSKQPNPARGTSTGQPSTGSKKLSDDPNFVSEEERNCRRAAGACIKCGKMGHKFAECRTGWKATPTEDKGKAKETAKIGKDSKYQSGKE, encoded by the exons ATGATTGTAGACCTACCCAAAGATGGCAGCCATGACTCCATACTTGTAATTGTGGACAGTTTCACCAAATACATCATTTtggtggaatgttccaaaaaactcaaggcaccAGAACTGGCAGATCTTTTCCTGCGCCACATTTGGAAGAAATACAGCATGCCAGAGAAAACTGTCTCAGACCAAGGACAAGTATTCAATAACAAGTTCCTGAAGGCCCTGTACCAACACCTTGGGATAGATCCTCACTACTTGTCTGCCTACCACCCACAGAGcaatggacagacagaacatGTCAACCTGTTGGTAgaacacttcctaagggcatACTCTGGAGTCAATCAAagggactgggtcaaatggctTCCCATGGCAGAATTCACTTACAACAATGCAGTACACAGCGCAACTGGGAGGACCCCTTTCAAAGCCCTACATGGGTGGGAACCCACACTAACGCCAAGCAATGTGCCTATGGACATACCCAAAGCAGATGATCTGGCCACCCAAATGGAgtcacaatggaaggaaatCAAATTGGCTCTCCAGCAATCCAAGTCACAAATGATAGctggagaagaaggaagcccACTGGAGTTCAAGATTGGGGAAGAAGCGTGGCTAGATGCCAAGAACCTCAAACTCAAAACTCTGAGCCCCAAACTCAACAAACAAAGGGTGggccccttcaaagtcaTAGAGAAAATATCCAACCAAGCATACCAATTAGAACTCCTGCCATCTATGCAAGtacacaatgtcttctacatGGGACTACTCTCTAAGGTCAGGAGAGATGACAAAAGGGCCTTTGAAAATAGACCACTGCCAGTGACAATTGACatggaggaagaatatgatGTAGAAGGGATAACGGACATGGAAAAACAAGACAGAAAATGGCTCTtcagggtaaaatggaaaggctacaGATCAGAGgatgtcgtagacacagttgataccagggaatttactcccattttctcggatttaaacgaa gCACCTACTAGTCTTCCCCATCTTCCCACCATTCTCTCCTGGACTCCCACACGCTCCTCTTCGCGGGCctcttcccacgctggccgctcatACCCCCAAtctaccatggcaaccc GACACCTGGAACCCCAGCTTCCGCCAACCTCCTCTGTCGAATATGGCGAGGTCTCCCTGGAACGAGTCACCcaactcctccttggcctactCGGCCAAGTTGAGCGCCTCAAGCGAGAAATCGCtgagatcaaggaagcaggaaTCGAGACCCGGACAAACGTCGAAAATATCTCACAAaccgttgatgttgtcaaggatggtctCAAGtccctccagctccaaggcCCCCGTACCCCAGAAGGGAACCAACCCAAGGcagtggaagaaacgccacgccccatACCAAAAACCGAGCCTATTGGATCGGTTAGTAGGGGACCCTTCTGGTCAGAACCAACTAGGGAAATCCCAGGTCTCGCCCAGCCTaccccaagaagagccgCACCCCTGCGAGTCccgtctccccctccatctccgcgtctccgatcccccatcggagcacctgcccctcctccaccggcTCCAGTCGCTGCATATCCTAccccggtcaaagtagaccacccagacgcctatacaggcaaaaTCGGGAGTGAGGCCAAAcagtggctcacaaggatgttggcctggacccggCTAAACTCGCGCATGTTTCCCACGGACCAAGAAGTCCTATCCTTCCttctgatgaatatgaaggattccgcgggagcatgggcacacccacaccttgaccagcttggatcacaccgggcaatcatccaaacggttgaGGGATTCAAAATGGAGtttttggcagcatttggtgaccctgatgccacaagggccgccaagTGGAAGATTACCACGcttacccagtccggcacatgcgcggattatatcacaaagttcagaaccctggcaatggaactggactggaacgacgcagCCCtccgaggccagtttgcccgcggcctccactgggaggtcagccgccaaattgctACCCGCGAACATTGCCCCCGAACACTCCtcgagctgcaaaacgcagcactcgttattgacaacgctctccgagaagagcgtgctagccacccgccgagggataataagtctagcaagcaacccaaccccgcaaggggaacgagtaccggccaaccaAGTACtggttcaaagaaactctccgacGACCCTAATTTCGTGTCGGAGGAGGAAAGGAattgccgccgcgccgctggcgcctgcatcaagtgcggcaaaatgggccacaagtttgcggaatgccgcacgggctggaaggctacccctactgaggacaaagggaaagccaaggaaaccgccaagattggcaaagactccaagtaccaatcgggaaaagagtaa
- a CDS encoding Hydrocephalus-inducing protein, translated as MRKGESYALVAYPRLADSDLWFELLRRDVSVRQTEKETSCTECSALYCHRQEDNDSEDDDPEESDFGNDDFAYHDACLIFDFFSQEGTRSIEDAKESFVCPDCWDHHKDGLYPPMCQDSVELRTSKWPRLVMVVYYLQEFWPQTQHLITMTSGLWKQLGWEFQGFSVRLQHLQDRSDVTAQLQWEAGSFQFMAVFITHGLTGDQGYQLDDSEAVPPLNLLQLTLPVAQTAVGGASLTLVFFFACGHPMMSPIMVSTLQDWVNKDEEQRTLVACLNKKLSPVYMFNWLNKATKALAEEPDEVQRTLRLSWLRDSIAPSHSDLLFMSNGHAAEMWLYAPFQSRPLGRPLPSLLSVCPCSSKGKNQRRKKIWKVDHNGKSGRQLCDVEVKAICRACRQKWPLPQEDMKGILVKVNGVYAAIVPYFL; from the exons ATGAGGAAGGGGGAATCTTatgcacttgtggcttat CCCAGACTGGCCGATAGCGACTTGTGGTTTGAG CTACTTCGAAGGGACGTATCCGTCCGCCAGACAGAAAAAGAGACCTC GTGCACGGAATGTTCAGCACTGTACTGCCACCGTCAAGAAGACAACGACAGTGAAGACGATGATCCAGAGGAGTCGGACTTTGGCAATGATGATTTCGCGTACCACGACGCGTGCCTGATCTTTGATTTCTTTTCTCAGGAGGGCACTAGAAGCATTGAAGATGCAAAGGAATCATTCGTGTGCCCAGATTGTTGGGACCATCATAAGGATGGTTTATACCCG CCAATGTGCCAAGACTCGGTTGAGCTTCGAACCAGCAAATGGCCTCGTCTGGTTATGGTTGTCTACTATCTGCAGGAATTCTGGCCTCAGACGCAACACTTGATAACCATGACCAGCGGGCTTTGGAAGCAGCTAGGATGGGAG TTTCAAGGCTTTTCCGTGCGACTACAGCACTTGCAAGACAGGAGCGATGTCACGGCTCAGTT GCAATGGGAAGCAGGATCTTTTCAATTCATGGCGGTGTTCATTACACATGGATTGACAGGAGATCAGGGGTACCAGCTAGATGACTCCGAAGCTGTGCCTCCTCTTAAT CTGCTGCAATTAACCTTACCAGTGGCACAAACGGCAGTTGGCGGTGCCAGCCTGACCTTGGTGTTTTTCTTTGCCTGCGGTCATCCTATGATGAGCCCAATCATGGTGTCAACTCTTCAAGATTGGGTGAATAA GGACGAAGAGCAACGAACCCTGGTCGCATGTCTTAACAAGAAGTTGTCGCCGGTGTACATGTTCAATTGGTTGAACAAGGCCACAAAGGCTTTAGCTGAAGAGCCCGATGAGGTCCAAAGGACGCTACGTCTGagttggctcagggacagcATCGCACCGAGTCACTCAGATCTTCTGTTCATGAGCAATGGGCATGCTGCAGAGATGTGGCTATACGCGCCTTTCCAAAGCCGGCCTTTGGGGAGACCGTTACCAAGCCTGTTGAGTGTGTGCCCGTGCTCATCCAAAGGCAAGAACCAGCGCCGGAAAAAGATCTGGAAAGTGGATCACAACGGCAAATCAGGTAGACAGCTCTGCGACGTTGAGGTCAAGGCAATATGCCGAGCATGTAGACAGAAGTGGCCTCTGCCTCAAGAAGACATGAAGGGTATCTTGGTGAAAGTCAATGGGGTCTATGCCGCAATTGTTCCATATTTCTTGTAA
- a CDS encoding helicase swr-1, producing MIHYLESIWQMGAADGYITKTPKRLHIEFAKQAYKATNWHDFFAQMTVYLEQHKHIAKFDAYLHWAIPKYANNLQTQQGVYKDPAAPGWQLAQISPVPPIPISILSQVYSIHNFEFYMNKFFDNYNIPLVFSPDNRLTVFPKATQIIDNAFATALVDCVHASPVPSVLGSPGAFDMVLIKKAEPGQGQFPGRLTYGMPAHCIGQVCLIFKLLPHYNIHNPLVYIQQFDRPSWRAPLVEVNMYRVKQTCHTQQYDKCYVEEVIPLVLICQTCHLIPQFGRPKNTPLIDTPTADPLELFENFFINSYFDLHTFQMLSV from the exons ATGATCCATTATTTGGAATCAATTTGGCAAATGGGTGCTGCTGATGGCTATATCACCAAAACTCCCAAGCGTCTCCATATTGAGTTTGCCAAACAGGCATATAAGGCAACTAATTGGCATGATTTTTTTGCACAGATGACTGTTTACCTTGAGCAACACAAACACATTGCAAAATTTGATGCATATCTTCACTGGGCAATCCCCAAGTATGCCAACAATCTCCAAACTCAACAAGGTGTGTACAAGGACCCTGC GGCTCCAGGTTGGCAACTTGCTCAAATCAGTCCAgttccacccattccaaTTTCCATCCTGTCACAAGTGTACAGCATCCACAATTTCGAGTTTTATATGAACAAATTTTTTGACAATTACAATATACCATTGGTGTTCTCCCCTGACAACAGATTGACAGTTTTCCCAAAAGCAACACAGATAATTGACAATGCATTTGCTACAGCCCTTGTTGATTGCGTACATGCTTCTCCAGTACCATCAGTGTTGGGTTCTCCTGGAGCTTTTGATATGGTTCTGATTAAAAAGGCTGAACCAGGGCAAGGTCAGTTCCCTGGCCGTCTTACATATGGGATGCCTG CTCATTGTATTGGTCAAGTTTGCCTCATATTCAAGCTCCTGCCTCATTACAACATCCACAATCCACTTGTATACATCCAACAATTTGACAGGCCAAGCTGGAGAGCACCGCTTGTTGAAGTAAACATGTATAGGGTTAAACAAACATGTCACACACAACAGTATGACAAATGCTATGTTGAGGAAGTTATCCCTCTTGTGTTGATTTGTCAAACTTGCCATTTGATTCCTCAGTTTGGTAGACCCAAAAATACTCCATTGATTGATACACCTACTGCTGATCCATTAGAACTCTTTGAGAATTTCTTTATTAACTCTTATTTTGATCTTCATACTttccaaatgttgtctgtgtAG